A part of Solibacillus sp. FSL H8-0538 genomic DNA contains:
- a CDS encoding FtsK/SpoIIIE domain-containing protein, which yields MLFEIFTTTFLGGIAIKAFLEKKGLNVNDSGKIQRIISLSGLNVKDGKDTLTTQLIKKKSYDWGMEYKYRIPLGRSFDDYLNKFKVLEDGLNNRRQHITFEDLKKLQIDSNLINNLQQLWKTKLTERKEIELDFDGLLIVKVYNEPMPKQVEFKAGGNWCIPVGVTRDKNAFRYHDFEKIPHLVLGGATRYGKSNFINSMITSLIQSNPEQVHLFLIDLKGGVELCDYENIKQTVSIAYEPEEALTTLQLAYERMRAIQNQLRMMGKKNVQQANIKERYFIIIDEVGELNPAEAVTRDEKKLKEECQKLMSQIARLGAGLGFRQILATQYPTGDVIPRQCKQNSDAKLSFRVQSATASRVVLDETGAELLPQIKGRAIYQTADKREILQTPLITPETIHNTITPYIKKKEEIKIVKETVEPSGRADTVTFEEV from the coding sequence TTGCTGTTCGAAATTTTTACGACAACTTTTTTGGGTGGAATTGCCATTAAAGCATTTCTTGAAAAGAAGGGACTAAATGTAAATGACAGCGGGAAAATTCAGCGAATTATTTCTTTGTCTGGATTAAATGTAAAGGACGGAAAAGATACGTTGACTACACAGTTAATAAAAAAGAAATCATACGACTGGGGAATGGAATACAAATACCGAATTCCGCTTGGTCGTAGCTTTGATGATTACCTAAATAAATTTAAAGTATTGGAGGACGGATTAAATAACAGACGTCAACACATCACTTTTGAGGACTTGAAAAAGTTACAAATTGATTCGAACTTGATCAACAATCTTCAACAACTGTGGAAGACAAAACTGACCGAGAGAAAAGAAATTGAATTAGATTTCGATGGGTTATTAATAGTAAAAGTTTACAACGAGCCCATGCCCAAACAAGTAGAATTTAAAGCCGGGGGAAATTGGTGTATACCAGTGGGTGTTACACGTGATAAAAACGCGTTTAGATATCACGACTTCGAAAAAATACCGCACTTGGTCTTAGGCGGCGCTACTCGGTATGGTAAAAGTAATTTTATCAATTCAATGATCACGAGTTTAATACAGAGCAATCCAGAGCAAGTACATTTATTCCTTATCGATTTAAAAGGTGGAGTTGAATTATGCGATTACGAGAACATTAAACAGACCGTATCAATTGCTTACGAACCCGAAGAAGCTTTAACTACACTGCAATTAGCTTACGAACGAATGCGGGCCATTCAAAATCAGTTACGAATGATGGGTAAAAAGAATGTGCAGCAAGCAAATATAAAAGAACGTTATTTTATTATCATTGATGAGGTAGGTGAATTAAATCCTGCTGAAGCCGTGACTAGAGATGAAAAGAAATTAAAAGAAGAATGCCAAAAACTCATGAGCCAAATTGCTCGATTAGGAGCTGGACTTGGATTCCGTCAGATACTCGCTACTCAATACCCAACAGGTGATGTTATTCCTCGTCAATGTAAACAAAATAGTGATGCAAAACTATCGTTTCGTGTTCAATCCGCTACCGCTTCAAGGGTTGTACTAGATGAGACAGGTGCCGAACTCCTTCCGCAAATAAAAGGTAGAGCTATCTATCAGACCGCAGACAAACGCGAAATTCTTCAAACTCCACTCATTACTCCAGAAACCATCCACAACACAATTACTCCTTACATCAAAAAGAAGGAGGAAATCAAAATTGTCAAAGAAACAGTTGAGCCATCGGGACGAGCAGATACTGTTACTTTTGAAGAAGTTTGA
- a CDS encoding replication-relaxation family protein, which translates to MTRDQLNHYFELGKVRNANRVLRDLSDYIACMREGYQSIYYLSKLGRGYVECTKIRKKGGHVQHTVLRNEFWLFSNCPPDWRNEVKISDGKTHVVTDAMYTKSLQHHFLEVDRLQPMKENRAKIARYEELASNGLIEAKLGYFPTIVWLTTTELRRQQLKELCGELRVVKVYTLDDIK; encoded by the coding sequence ATGACACGCGATCAACTCAATCATTATTTTGAGTTAGGGAAAGTGCGTAATGCCAATAGAGTCCTCCGCGATTTGTCGGATTATATAGCATGTATGCGCGAGGGATACCAGAGTATTTACTACTTAAGTAAGTTAGGTAGGGGCTATGTTGAGTGCACTAAGATTCGCAAGAAAGGCGGCCATGTCCAACACACCGTTTTGCGGAATGAGTTTTGGTTGTTTTCGAATTGTCCACCGGATTGGCGGAATGAAGTTAAAATATCTGATGGAAAAACGCATGTCGTCACAGACGCGATGTATACAAAGAGTTTGCAACATCATTTTTTAGAAGTTGACCGATTGCAACCTATGAAAGAAAATCGGGCTAAAATCGCGCGATATGAAGAATTAGCTAGTAACGGTTTAATCGAGGCAAAGCTAGGTTATTTTCCTACAATCGTTTGGCTGACGACTACAGAATTGCGAAGGCAACAGTTAAAAGAACTTTGTGGAGAGCTACGTGTCGTAAAGGTATATACACTCGACGATATAAAAT